From Capra hircus breed San Clemente chromosome 1, ASM170441v1, whole genome shotgun sequence, the proteins below share one genomic window:
- the TBCCD1 gene encoding TBCC domain-containing protein 1 encodes MDQSGVLLWVKAEPFIVGALQIPPPSKFSLHYLRKISTYVRTRTIEGGYPRLSWSTWRHIVCGKLQLAKDLAWLYFEMFDSLAMKTPEERLEWSEILSNCMSEDEVEKQRNQLSVDTLQFLLFLHIQQLNKVSLRTSLIGEEWPSPRHRSQSPDLTEKSSCHNKNWNDYSHQAFVCDHLSDLLELLLDPEQLTASFHSTHSSLVSQEAVVALSFLIEGTVSGARKIYPLYELALWQPLHAETGFSKTSKTFSFYKLEAWLRTCLTGNPFGTSACLKSGKKLAWAHQVEGTTKRAKIACNTHVAPKMHRMVVMSQVYKQTLAKSSDTLVGAHVKIHRCNESFIYLLSPLRSVTIEKCRNSTFVLGPIQTALHLHSCDNVKVIAVCHRLSISSTTSCIFHILTPTRPLILSGNQRVTFAPFHTHYPMLEDHMARTGLATVPNYWDNPMIVCRENSSPSVFRLLPPCEFYVFIIPFEMEGDTTEIPGGLPSAYQKALSQREKKIQVWQKTVKEARLTKDQRKQFQVLVENKFYEWLINTGHRQQLDSLVPPAAGSKQAAG; translated from the exons ATGGATCAGTCCGGAGTTCTCCTCTGGGTGAAAGCAGAACCCTTTATAGTGGGTGCCTTGCAGATTCCCCCTCCTTCCAAGTTCAGTCTTCACTATCTCAGGAAGATATCCACCTATGTGCGAACACGGACCATAGAGGGAGGTTACCCACGCCTGTCTTGGTCTACATGGAGGCACATTGTATGTGGGAAGCTGCAGTTAGCTAAGGATCTGGCATGGCTTTACTTTGAAATGTTTGATAGTCTTGCAATGAAGACACCAGAGGAGcgcctggaatggtctgagattCTGTCCAACTGCATGTCTGAGGATGAAGTCGAAAAGCAAAGAAATCAG CTTTCAGTGGACACCCTGCAGTTTCTGCTCTTCTTACATATACAGCAGTTAAACAAGGTCTCCCTGAGGACATCTTTGATTGGGGAAGAGTGGCCTAGTCCCAGACACAGATCTCAGTCTCCTGACCTGACTGAAAAATCCAGTTGTCATAATAAG aACTGGAATGATTACAGTCATCAGGCTTTTGTCTGTGATCATCTGTCAGATCTCCTTGAGCTGCTTTTAGACCCAGAGCAACTTACTGCATCATTTCATTCAACCCACAGTAGTCTAGTCTCTCAGGAAGCTGttgtggcactcagctttctaatCGAAGGCACAGTGAGTGGAGCTAGGAAGATATATCCACTTTATGAACTTGCACTGTGGCAACCACTGCATGCGGAAACTGGCTTCTCAAAGACCTCTAAGACCTTTTCTTTCTACAAGCTGGAAGCCTGGTTGAGAACCTGCTTGACTGGGAATCCATTTGGTACATCTGCTTGCCTCAAGTCTGGGAAGAAATTGGCTTGGGCTCACCAAG ttGAAGGGACAACCAAGAGAGCAAAGATTGCCTGTAATACTCACGTGGCCCCAAAGATGCACCGCATGGTGGTGATGAGCCAGGTTTACAAGCAAACGTTGGCCAAGAGCTCAGATACTCTGGTGGGGGCACATGTAAAGATCCATCGTTGCAACGAGTCTTTTATATATCTGCTCTCTCCCTTACG ATCCGTGACGATTGAGAAGTGCAGAAATAGCACCTTTGTCCTGGGCCCTATACAGACTGCTCTTCACCTCCACAGCTGTGACAACGTTAAAGTCATTGCTGTTTGCCATCGTCTGTCCATCTCGTCGACGACAAGTTGCATCTTTCACATTCTGACACCTACACGCCCCCTTATTCTCTCTGGGAACCAGAGAGTAACTTTTGCACCTTTTCATACCCATTACCCGATGCTGGAGGACCACATGGCCAGGACCGGCCTTGCTACAGTGCCTAACTATTGGGATAATCCCATGATTGTGTGCAGAGAGAACAGCAGCCCAAGTGTCTTCCGACTCCTACCACCATGTGAATTCTATGTGTTTATTATTCCATTTGAAATGGAAGGGGACACAACAGAGATACCTGGGGGTCTTCCATCTGCATATCAGAAAGCACtgagccaaagggaaaaaaagatacagGTCTGGCAGAAAACTGTGAAGGAAGCTCGTTTAACAAA GGATCAAAGAAAGCAGTTTCAGGTACTTGTGGAAAACAAGTTTTATGAGTGGTTGATTAATACAGGACACCGTCAGCAGCTGGACAGTCTTGTGCCTCCGGCAGCAGGCTCCAAACAAGCAGCAGGATAA
- the CRYGS gene encoding beta-crystallin S isoform X1, whose product MSKAGTKITFFEDKNFQGRHYDSDCDCADFHMYLSRCNSIRVEGGTWAVYERPNFAGYMYILPRGEYPEYQHWMGLNDRLSSCRAVHLSSGGQYKIQIFEKGDFNGQMYEATEDCPSIMEQFHMREVHSCKVLEGAWIFYELPNYRGRQYLLDKKEYRKPVDWGAASPAVQSFRRIVE is encoded by the exons ATGTCTAAAGCTGGAACCAAA ATTACTTTCTTTGAAGACAAAAACTTTCAAGGCCGCCACTATGACAGTGACTGCGACTGTGCGGATTTCCACATGTACCTGAGCCGCTGCAACTCCATCAGAGTGGAAGGAGGCACCTGGGCTGTGTATGAAAGGCCCAATTTTGCTGGGTACATGTACATCCTACCCCGGGGCGAGTATCCTGAGTACCAGCACTGGATGGGCCTCAACGACCGCCTCAGCTCCTGCAGGGCTGTTCACTTG tctagtGGAGGCCAGTATAAGATTCAGATCTTTGAGAAAGGGGATTTTAATGGTCAGATGTATGAGGCCACGGAAGACTGTCCTTCCATCATGGAGCAGTTCCACATGCGGGAGGTCCACTCCTGCAAGGTGCTGGAGGGCGCCTGGATCTTCTATGAGCTGCCCAACTACCGCGGCAGGCAGTACCTGCTGGACAAGAAGGAGTACCGGAAGCCCGTCGACTGGGGTGCAGCTTCCCCAGCTGTCCAGTCTTTCCGCCGCATTGTGGAGTGA
- the CRYGS gene encoding beta-crystallin S isoform X2, protein MYLSRCNSIRVEGGTWAVYERPNFAGYMYILPRGEYPEYQHWMGLNDRLSSCRAVHLSSGGQYKIQIFEKGDFNGQMYEATEDCPSIMEQFHMREVHSCKVLEGAWIFYELPNYRGRQYLLDKKEYRKPVDWGAASPAVQSFRRIVE, encoded by the exons ATGTACCTGAGCCGCTGCAACTCCATCAGAGTGGAAGGAGGCACCTGGGCTGTGTATGAAAGGCCCAATTTTGCTGGGTACATGTACATCCTACCCCGGGGCGAGTATCCTGAGTACCAGCACTGGATGGGCCTCAACGACCGCCTCAGCTCCTGCAGGGCTGTTCACTTG tctagtGGAGGCCAGTATAAGATTCAGATCTTTGAGAAAGGGGATTTTAATGGTCAGATGTATGAGGCCACGGAAGACTGTCCTTCCATCATGGAGCAGTTCCACATGCGGGAGGTCCACTCCTGCAAGGTGCTGGAGGGCGCCTGGATCTTCTATGAGCTGCCCAACTACCGCGGCAGGCAGTACCTGCTGGACAAGAAGGAGTACCGGAAGCCCGTCGACTGGGGTGCAGCTTCCCCAGCTGTCCAGTCTTTCCGCCGCATTGTGGAGTGA